A genomic segment from Paralichthys olivaceus isolate ysfri-2021 chromosome 22, ASM2471397v2, whole genome shotgun sequence encodes:
- the LOC109637619 gene encoding protein S100-A11-like produces MADISPFQAACFVIVSTFEKYASKDGKSKTLSKYEFKEFLKNEMPCPAEGPKNPAQFDKMMNELDQNGDQEIDFPEYLSLLGAFTYACFEICQMQK; encoded by the exons ATGGCAGATATCAGTCCCTTCCAGGCAGCATGCTTTGTCATTGTCAGCACCTTTGAAAAATATGCATCGAAGGATGGTAAATCAAAGACCTTATCCAAATATGAGTTCAAGGAGTTCCTGAAGAATGAGATGCCTTGCCCAGCCGAG GGGCCGAAAAACCCAGCTCAGTTCGACAAGATGATGAATGAGCTTGATCAAAATGGAGACCAAGAGATCGACTTCCCTGAATATCTGTCCCTCCTCGGTGCTTTCACCTATGCCTGCTTCGAAATCTGTCAAATGCAAAAGTGA